A part of Crassostrea angulata isolate pt1a10 chromosome 5, ASM2561291v2, whole genome shotgun sequence genomic DNA contains:
- the LOC128184762 gene encoding delta-like protein C, whose translation MTRSLVVASAVVLALFMVLRVEAVINGGACVKNDDCVKNAFCWNKFCNCGYGYGTSADKTQCDKLADTCGKDADCKGAGTCKVHGTDSVKLCSCPPGWTGSRCEARIVTGTLERGVELEKAQISAPPPVPP comes from the exons ATGACTCGATCTCTGGTAGTTGCTTCGGCCGTTGTACTGGCGTTGTTTATGGTTCTCAGGGTAGAGGCTGTTATTAATG GAGGAGCTTGCGTAAAGAATGATGATTGTGTAAAGAATGCGTTCTGCTGGAATAAGTTTTGCAATTGTGGATACGGGTATGGAACATCGGCCGATAAAACACAATGCGATA AGTTGGCAGATACCTGTGGTAAAGATGCCGATTGTAAGGGGGCTGGTACCTGTAAGGTCCACGGCACAGACTCCGTCAAACTCTGTTCTTGTCCACCTGGATGGACCGGGTCAAGGTGCGAGGCTAGAATAGTGACAGGTACTCTAGAGCGGGGTGTTGAACTGGAAAAGGCACAAATATCTGCTCCTCCTCCTGTTCCGCCTTAA